The following are encoded together in the Adhaeribacter arboris genome:
- a CDS encoding DUF4890 domain-containing protein: protein MKKLVFVFALGLFAVSATYAQTGNQTNTEQQSLRRERATPEERAARQTKMMAKSLGLTADQETQLQALNLKRMQEMQALRGKYKDSGATQNNNIGKESKTLRENWETQLKAILTPEQFTKYQAQQGEMRDRRHRNTPDTK from the coding sequence ATGAAAAAGTTAGTATTTGTTTTTGCTTTAGGTTTATTTGCTGTTTCTGCTACTTACGCGCAAACAGGTAACCAGACAAACACCGAACAACAATCGTTACGACGGGAACGGGCCACCCCCGAGGAACGGGCAGCACGCCAAACAAAAATGATGGCCAAATCTTTAGGTTTAACGGCCGATCAGGAAACTCAATTGCAAGCTTTAAATTTAAAGCGCATGCAGGAAATGCAGGCCTTACGCGGAAAGTATAAGGACAGCGGCGCTACGCAAAACAACAACATTGGTAAGGAGTCCAAAACTCTGCGCGAGAATTGGGAAACCCAGCTAAAAGCTATTTTAACTCCGGAACAATTTACCAAATACCAAGCGCAGCAAGGAGAAATGCGAGACCGTCGGCATAGAAATACGCCGGACACTAAATAA
- a CDS encoding M3 family metallopeptidase, with product MNPLLINFATPFDTAPFSSLKNEHYLPAIQEAIRLGKQEINQITHNPAPATFENTIVPLERSGELLDRVSSIFFNLNAAETNSEMQQLAKEISPLLAAYGNDIILDEALFQRINQVYETKKNLQLNAEEATLLDKTYKSFIRNGAQLPESGKARLREIDNQLARLSLVFGENVLHETNSYSLEITNLEDLKGLPEFLREAAAQAAAEAGKENSWLFTLHLPSYIPFMMYAENRELRQQLYRAYASRGCQDNAYNNESVVLDIVKLRQERAQLLGFETHAHFVLQERMAETPGKVSRFLQDLLIHAKPVAEHEVQELTNYARQISGPENLQRWDLSFYSEKLKKEKYSIDDEILKPYFQLEKVIEGVFAVSGKLYGLVYKENTEIETYHPDVKVYEVQDEEGQHIGIFYCDFFPRPGKRNGAWMTSYRSQKKEHGHDHRPHVAIVCNFTQPTPSKPALLTFNEVRTLFHEFGHALHGLLANSTYSSLSGTHVYWDFVELPSQVFENWTTEKESLDLFARHYQTGEPIPDELIQRIKESTNFMAGYATLRQIGLARLDLAWHTTQTDLWEDVFTFENKILAETEILPFVKGANTSCSFSHIFQGGYSSGYYSYKWAEVLDADAFEFFQEKGVFNKQTATLFRQHILSAGGSEPPMILYKRFRGKEPSPLALLKRNGLLKVK from the coding sequence ATGAACCCGTTATTAATCAATTTTGCTACTCCTTTTGATACAGCTCCCTTTTCATCCCTAAAAAATGAACACTATTTGCCCGCTATTCAAGAGGCTATTCGTTTAGGTAAACAAGAAATAAATCAAATAACCCATAATCCTGCTCCTGCCACTTTCGAAAATACTATTGTACCTCTGGAACGGAGCGGTGAATTACTGGATAGAGTTTCCAGTATTTTCTTCAACCTGAATGCGGCTGAAACCAACTCTGAAATGCAGCAACTAGCCAAGGAAATATCACCTTTACTGGCGGCCTATGGGAACGACATTATATTAGATGAAGCGCTTTTCCAGCGGATTAATCAGGTTTATGAAACAAAAAAGAATCTTCAATTAAATGCGGAAGAAGCAACCTTGTTGGATAAAACCTATAAAAGCTTTATTCGGAACGGAGCGCAATTACCCGAAAGCGGCAAAGCTCGCCTACGCGAAATAGATAATCAATTAGCCCGTTTGTCGTTGGTGTTTGGCGAAAATGTACTCCACGAAACCAATAGTTATTCGCTGGAAATAACCAATCTCGAAGATTTAAAAGGATTACCGGAATTCTTGCGGGAAGCCGCCGCTCAGGCAGCCGCGGAAGCGGGTAAAGAAAATTCGTGGCTGTTTACCCTCCATTTACCGAGCTATATCCCTTTTATGATGTACGCTGAAAACCGGGAGCTTCGCCAGCAACTTTACCGGGCTTATGCCTCACGCGGCTGCCAGGATAATGCTTATAATAATGAATCGGTGGTATTAGATATAGTTAAGTTAAGGCAGGAACGGGCGCAGTTATTAGGTTTTGAGACACATGCCCATTTTGTTTTGCAAGAAAGAATGGCCGAGACACCCGGTAAAGTTAGTCGGTTTTTGCAGGACTTGTTAATTCATGCCAAACCCGTAGCGGAACACGAAGTACAGGAACTAACGAATTATGCCCGGCAAATAAGTGGACCGGAAAATTTACAGCGTTGGGATTTATCTTTTTACTCCGAAAAATTAAAAAAGGAAAAGTACTCCATTGACGATGAAATTCTGAAACCTTATTTTCAACTGGAAAAGGTTATTGAAGGCGTCTTTGCGGTTTCCGGTAAATTATATGGTTTGGTGTATAAAGAAAATACGGAAATTGAAACGTACCATCCGGATGTAAAAGTTTACGAGGTGCAGGATGAAGAAGGGCAGCATATTGGTATTTTCTACTGCGATTTCTTTCCCCGGCCGGGTAAACGCAATGGTGCCTGGATGACTTCTTATCGGTCGCAAAAAAAAGAACATGGCCATGATCATCGGCCGCACGTGGCTATAGTATGTAATTTTACCCAACCTACTCCCAGTAAACCCGCCTTACTTACCTTTAACGAAGTGCGTACTTTATTCCATGAGTTTGGCCATGCTTTACACGGTTTACTCGCGAACAGCACTTATTCCAGCCTTTCGGGTACGCATGTGTATTGGGATTTTGTGGAGCTTCCCTCGCAGGTTTTTGAAAACTGGACTACCGAAAAAGAAAGCCTGGATTTATTTGCCCGCCATTACCAAACCGGTGAGCCCATTCCGGATGAACTTATTCAGCGCATTAAAGAAAGTACCAATTTTATGGCTGGTTATGCTACTTTGCGGCAAATAGGTTTAGCTCGATTGGATTTGGCCTGGCATACTACTCAAACGGATTTGTGGGAAGATGTTTTTACTTTTGAAAATAAAATTTTAGCCGAAACCGAAATTTTACCTTTTGTAAAAGGCGCTAATACCAGTTGTTCTTTTTCGCATATTTTTCAAGGCGGTTATTCTTCGGGTTATTACAGTTATAAATGGGCCGAAGTGCTGGATGCGGATGCTTTTGAGTTTTTTCAGGAAAAAGGCGTATTTAATAAGCAAACAGCCACTTTGTTCCGGCAACACATATTGTCGGCGGGAGGCAGCGAACCTCCCATGATTCTGTACAAACGTTTTCGGGGTAAAGAACCTTCGCCTTTAGCTCTTCTTAAGCGCAACGGCTTGCTGAAAGTTAAATAG
- a CDS encoding PA0069 family radical SAM protein, whose protein sequence is MEELEYLKGRGAQLNPANRFRKNEYVTEHLEGLDEPFWQNSKTEFFSEAPKKIINKVESPDLGLSYSMNPYQGCEHGCIYCYARNTHEYWGYSAGLDFERKIIIKHNAPEALAAQLENPKWRVLPLMLAGNTDCYQPIEQKMQLTRRMLQVLLEYRHPVSIITKNALILRDLDILTQLDKLNLLHVNISLTTLNEELRSRLEPRTAAATKRLAVIKKLSSAGISVNVMLAPIIPGLNDHEIPELMRQAAEHGAVSAAYNIVRLNGSIGEIFRDWLAKNYPDRAEKVLNQIAACHGGKINDSTFGRRMTGEGKWAETIGNLFRMAKQKYLKDKQMKPYNYHLFCTKAGKQLGLF, encoded by the coding sequence ATGGAAGAGCTAGAATACTTAAAAGGTCGGGGAGCCCAGTTAAATCCGGCTAACCGTTTCCGGAAAAACGAGTATGTTACGGAACATTTGGAAGGTTTAGACGAGCCTTTCTGGCAAAATTCAAAAACAGAATTCTTTTCCGAAGCTCCTAAAAAAATTATCAACAAAGTAGAAAGTCCGGACCTGGGACTCTCCTACTCAATGAATCCGTATCAAGGCTGCGAACACGGTTGTATTTATTGTTATGCCCGCAATACCCACGAGTATTGGGGTTACAGCGCCGGATTAGATTTCGAAAGAAAAATTATTATTAAACATAATGCTCCCGAAGCATTAGCGGCGCAACTCGAAAATCCTAAATGGCGGGTACTACCGCTTATGCTAGCCGGCAATACCGACTGCTACCAACCCATAGAACAAAAAATGCAGCTTACTCGCCGGATGCTTCAGGTACTTTTAGAATACCGGCACCCCGTGAGCATTATTACTAAAAACGCGCTTATTCTGCGCGATTTAGATATTTTAACTCAGCTAGACAAGTTAAATCTGCTGCACGTAAATATCTCACTTACTACTTTAAACGAAGAACTCCGGTCGCGCTTGGAGCCTCGTACTGCTGCCGCTACTAAGCGTTTAGCCGTAATAAAAAAGCTAAGCAGTGCCGGAATTTCGGTAAATGTTATGCTGGCTCCCATAATTCCTGGGCTCAATGATCATGAAATACCCGAACTAATGCGGCAAGCCGCTGAACATGGCGCTGTATCGGCGGCATACAATATTGTGCGTTTAAATGGTTCTATTGGGGAAATATTCCGGGATTGGCTCGCGAAAAATTATCCGGACCGGGCAGAGAAAGTACTCAATCAGATTGCTGCCTGCCACGGCGGAAAAATCAACGACAGTACTTTTGGCCGCCGAATGACCGGCGAAGGAAAATGGGCCGAAACCATTGGCAATTTGTTCCGGATGGCAAAACAGAAGTACTTAAAAGATAAGCAAATGAAGCCTTATAATTACCACCTGTTTTGTACGAAAGCGGGCAAGCAACTCGGTTTATTCTAG